One region of Paucibacter aquatile genomic DNA includes:
- a CDS encoding cation:proton antiporter has translation MITALDLALIYLIAAVLGVVACRLLKLPPMLGYLAVGVLIGPNALALAGDTVGIRYLAEFGVVFLMFVIGLEFNLPKLRSMRHLVFGLGLLQVLITIVATIAGHYLLRAGLQLLGLPWDLSWQGALVLGAAMAMSSTAIVVKLMAERLELESEHGRRVVGVLLFQDLAVVPLLVLIPALNSDGSAMAQSLGWALLKAVALLALLLVGGQKLMRWWLTLVARRKSDELFMLNLLLVTLGLAWLTEHAGLSLALGAFVAGMLIAETEYKHQVETDIRPFHDVLLGLFFITIGMKLDWSTLTEQWLLVIVLSLLPVLAKFALIAGLAWLFKAPTGVALRTGLYLAQAGEFGFVLLTLGAQHQLIAPQWVSAVLASMVLSMLATPFLIMYSNRIVMKLSSSDWMMQSLQLTTIAKKSIKAQAHVIICGYGRSGQNLARLLDGENIPYMALDLDPDRVRQAAAAGQSVVFGDAARLQSLMAAGLARASAVVVSYPDTPSALKILHLVHSHAPQVPVVVRTIDDSDLERLRAAGATEVVPEAIEGSLMLASHALALVGVPMRRVIRLTRDARDARYGLLRGYFHGADDDTGEERQHARLRSVTLPTASPYMHTALGLLALHATGVSVVSVRRVNGAVVPADEQLLLQGGDTLVLSGVPEALALAEEKLLRSD, from the coding sequence ATGATCACTGCGCTCGACCTGGCCCTCATCTACCTGATTGCTGCCGTGCTGGGCGTGGTCGCTTGCCGCTTGCTGAAGCTGCCGCCCATGCTGGGCTATCTGGCCGTGGGCGTGCTGATCGGCCCCAATGCCCTGGCCCTGGCGGGCGACACGGTGGGCATCCGCTACCTGGCCGAGTTCGGCGTGGTCTTTCTGATGTTTGTGATCGGGCTGGAGTTCAACCTGCCCAAGCTGCGCAGCATGCGCCACCTGGTCTTCGGCCTCGGGCTCTTGCAGGTGCTGATCACCATCGTCGCCACCATCGCCGGCCACTACCTGCTGCGCGCCGGCTTGCAGCTGCTCGGCCTGCCCTGGGATCTGAGCTGGCAAGGCGCCCTGGTGCTGGGCGCGGCCATGGCCATGAGCAGCACGGCCATCGTCGTCAAGCTGATGGCCGAGCGCCTGGAGCTGGAGAGCGAACATGGCCGCCGCGTGGTGGGCGTGCTGCTGTTCCAGGATCTGGCTGTGGTGCCTCTGCTGGTGCTGATTCCGGCGCTCAACAGCGACGGCTCGGCCATGGCCCAGTCCCTGGGCTGGGCCTTGCTCAAGGCGGTTGCCCTGCTGGCCTTGCTGCTGGTGGGCGGCCAGAAGCTGATGCGCTGGTGGCTGACCCTGGTGGCGCGGCGCAAGAGCGACGAGCTTTTCATGCTCAATCTGCTGCTGGTCACCCTGGGCCTGGCCTGGTTGACCGAGCATGCCGGCCTGTCGCTGGCGCTGGGCGCATTTGTCGCCGGCATGCTGATCGCCGAGACCGAATACAAGCACCAGGTGGAGACCGACATCCGGCCCTTCCACGATGTGCTGCTGGGCCTGTTCTTCATCACCATCGGCATGAAGCTGGACTGGAGCACCCTGACCGAGCAATGGCTGCTGGTCATCGTGCTGAGCCTGCTGCCGGTGCTGGCCAAGTTCGCCCTGATTGCCGGCCTGGCCTGGTTGTTCAAGGCGCCCACCGGCGTGGCCTTGCGCACCGGCCTGTACCTGGCCCAAGCGGGTGAGTTTGGCTTTGTGTTGCTGACCCTGGGCGCCCAGCACCAGCTGATCGCGCCGCAGTGGGTCAGCGCGGTGCTGGCGAGCATGGTGCTGTCCATGCTGGCCACGCCGTTCTTGATCATGTACAGCAACCGCATCGTCATGAAGCTGTCCAGCAGCGACTGGATGATGCAGTCCCTGCAGCTGACCACGATTGCCAAGAAGTCCATCAAGGCGCAGGCCCATGTGATCATCTGCGGCTACGGCCGCAGCGGCCAGAACCTGGCCCGCTTGCTCGATGGCGAAAACATCCCCTATATGGCCCTGGACCTGGACCCCGACCGGGTGCGCCAGGCGGCCGCGGCCGGGCAGAGTGTGGTCTTCGGTGATGCCGCCCGCCTGCAAAGCCTGATGGCTGCCGGCCTGGCCCGCGCCAGCGCCGTGGTGGTCAGCTACCCGGACACGCCCTCGGCCCTGAAGATCCTGCATCTGGTGCATTCGCATGCGCCCCAGGTTCCGGTGGTGGTGCGCACCATCGACGACAGCGACCTCGAGCGCCTGCGTGCCGCCGGCGCCACGGAGGTGGTGCCCGAGGCCATCGAGGGCTCGCTGATGCTGGCCAGCCATGCGCTGGCTCTGGTGGGCGTGCCCATGCGCCGGGTGATCCGCCTGACCCGTGACGCGCGCGATGCGCGTTATGGGCTCTTGCGCGGCTATTTCCACGGCGCCGATGACGACACCGGCGAAGAACGCCAGCATGCCCGCCTGCGCTCCGTCACCCTGCCCACCGCCAGCCCCTATATGCACACGGCGCTGGGCCTGCTGGCCCTGCATGCGACCGGGGTGTCGGTGGTGTCGGTGCGGCGGGTCAACGGCGCGGTGGTGCCGGCCGATGAGCAGCTGCTGCTGCAGGGCGGAGACACCCTGGTGCTCTCGGGCGTGCCCGAGGCCCTGGCCCTGGCCGAGGAAAAGCTGCTGCGCAGCGATTGA
- a CDS encoding pseudouridine synthase, whose product MSRPPKLALPLRDGVGASVLACPAGRWASLLDYLVERLPRLSRAEWCDRFAQGLVLDERGQVLPIDAPYRPATRIYYWRQLEREPEVPFEAQILFQDELLLVADKPHFLPVLPSGRFVQQTLLTRLRRATGLADLSPIHRIDRETAGLVVFSLQPATRGAYQALFRERAVHKVYEAVAGLPEPLGLSLPLTRRSRLQERSEAFMQMEEVAGEPNAETQVELLQRHPSLPLARYRLSPSTGQKHQLRAHMNALGLPLLGDRIYPSLLPPEPIEAPDYSQPLQLLARSLAFRDPISGAQREFESQRQLLAF is encoded by the coding sequence ATGAGCCGCCCGCCCAAGCTGGCCCTGCCTTTGCGCGATGGCGTCGGGGCCAGCGTGCTGGCCTGTCCGGCAGGGCGCTGGGCCAGTCTGCTCGATTACCTGGTGGAGCGCCTGCCGCGCCTGAGCCGTGCGGAGTGGTGCGATCGCTTTGCCCAGGGCCTGGTGCTGGACGAGCGGGGTCAGGTCTTGCCCATCGATGCACCTTACCGGCCGGCCACGCGCATCTACTACTGGCGCCAGCTGGAGCGTGAACCGGAGGTGCCCTTCGAGGCGCAGATCCTGTTCCAGGACGAGTTGCTGCTGGTGGCCGACAAGCCGCATTTCCTGCCGGTGCTGCCCAGCGGCCGCTTTGTGCAGCAGACCCTGCTGACCCGGCTGCGCCGCGCCACCGGCCTGGCCGATCTCAGCCCCATCCACCGCATCGACCGCGAGACCGCCGGCCTGGTGGTCTTCAGCCTGCAGCCGGCCACGCGTGGCGCCTACCAGGCCCTGTTCCGCGAGCGCGCCGTGCACAAGGTCTACGAGGCCGTGGCCGGCCTGCCCGAGCCGCTGGGCCTGAGCCTGCCGCTGACCCGCCGCAGCCGCCTGCAGGAGCGCAGCGAGGCCTTCATGCAGATGGAAGAGGTGGCGGGCGAGCCCAATGCCGAGACGCAGGTCGAGCTGCTGCAGCGCCACCCCAGCCTGCCCCTGGCCCGCTACCGCCTGAGCCCCAGCACCGGCCAGAAGCACCAGCTGCGCGCCCATATGAACGCCCTGGGCCTGCCCTTGCTGGGCGATCGCATCTACCCGAGCTTGCTGCCGCCCGAGCCCATCGAGGCGCCGGACTACAGCCAGCCCCTGCAGCTGCTGGCGCGCAGCCTGGCCTTTCGCGACCCGATCAGCGGCGCGCAGCGCGAGTTCGAGAGTCAGCGGCAGTTGCTGGCCTTCTGA
- a CDS encoding TIGR02285 family protein — translation MSPIWASAQTAPTDPGPEPGVIRWMVRDVPPHFTYPGGKPPQRASELVGHGEIDGFLRLLIQQLPQYRHEFLDAGFPRFEALVRQGQTLCSPLHVSTPERLGWLYFTHVHPPLVSRQLAVIARRELAPRLERFERAGRQVLLSELLQSDLVGLLPRDRAFGPKIDAALQAAGSKAPKSVVAGRHMHLLAMLLAQRMDYTLDYPSAVDEYLKSQGLPSTELIKLPVQEGISTQLATYACSRTPEGRKQIEAIDQAVRKMAADPQREAWIQSWRGSSLDEGDRQRLKRYLDERARGGPQID, via the coding sequence CGCTGGATGGTGCGCGATGTGCCGCCCCATTTCACCTACCCCGGCGGCAAGCCGCCGCAGCGCGCGTCTGAGCTGGTGGGCCATGGCGAGATCGACGGCTTTTTGCGCCTGCTGATCCAGCAGCTGCCGCAGTACCGGCATGAGTTTCTCGATGCCGGTTTCCCGCGCTTCGAAGCCCTGGTGCGCCAGGGCCAGACCCTGTGCTCGCCCCTGCATGTCAGCACGCCCGAGCGCCTGGGCTGGCTGTACTTCACCCATGTGCACCCGCCCCTGGTGTCGCGCCAGCTGGCGGTGATTGCACGGCGCGAGCTGGCGCCGCGCCTCGAGCGTTTCGAACGCGCCGGCCGGCAGGTGCTTTTGTCCGAGCTTTTGCAAAGCGATCTGGTCGGCCTGCTGCCACGCGACCGCGCTTTTGGTCCCAAGATCGATGCCGCCCTGCAGGCCGCGGGCAGCAAGGCGCCCAAGTCCGTGGTGGCCGGCCGCCATATGCATCTGCTGGCCATGCTGCTGGCCCAGCGCATGGACTACACCCTCGACTACCCCAGCGCGGTCGATGAATACCTGAAAAGCCAGGGCTTGCCGAGCACCGAGCTGATCAAGCTGCCGGTGCAGGAGGGCATCAGCACCCAGCTGGCCACCTACGCCTGCAGCCGCACGCCCGAAGGGCGCAAGCAGATCGAGGCCATCGACCAGGCGGTGCGCAAGATGGCAGCCGACCCGCAGCGCGAGGCCTGGATCCAGTCCTGGCGCGGCAGCAGCCTGGACGAGGGTGACCGCCAGCGCCTCAAGCGCTACCTCGACGAACGCGCCCGCGGCGGGCCGCAGATCGACTGA